The segment AAGGAATGAAAAAGCAGATCATCGACGAGTTCATGTCAAACAATAAATTTCTCCTTGTGCCACGACTTGTCAATCAGAAGCTCTTCGATGAGCTCTGTCCCGTCAAACAGTTCCATCGACGCAGGAAGTGAGTGTCTGAACACAATTCCTCAGGGGATAGTAAAATAACCGAGTTAATGCCATTTTTCTTCTACTTATGTACATTCATCACATTCCATTTTGGATAATTTGTTTTCCAATTTAGGTCTACCAGTTCTGTAATGAGTGTTTACTGACTCGCTGTAATGCGTATCTTCCTTTCAGATACTGTGTCCTGCTGATCACAGGTGATGAAGAGACCTTTTCTTTTGGGAACCAGgcatttctttcatttgcttcTACCAACACCAAGGAAGTGGTCCGATTTGCTTATGTCTACCAAAGACTACAGCAACCACTCTGTGATATCCTCATGCAGAACAAGGACAGtgcaccatcaccaccacaggtacacacatatatacacactcagcggctactttattaggtacaccagTGCAATTTAAATCAGTCCAATGCAACTCTTGTGCCATAAAGTGtaaaaacattataaactttcttaaaatgTAGAAttaatggcagagctgttgcattaaGCTGCAtcagattgtacaggtggacctgataaagtggccactgagtgcatTTAGCTACCATGTTTGCTGCTTCTGGGTTAAAGCtaaatgcataaaatatgtaaattataatgtaaatttaaaCTGTCAGATTAAGTGTCCAAGGGATAGATAATCCACACTGCCAGCAAataactggggaaaaaaatcgaaCCAAAATAAGtacatttacatacaaaaaGTCAGCAGCAAACCTAAAGGTGCAAGTACCAAAAAAAATTTGCTCTTCTTGCCCTTTTTACCTTGTTTTGCACGTAATTACTGTTTTGACTTGATATTTTTTTACCACTACAGGATTAAATTACAGTAGAGCTGTGTGTTAGGGgtaatgaatgtgtgtgtgtgcaggttgtgATCCTGGAGAGGCGTAACGCTGCAGGGAAGGTCCTGTTCAAGCCAGTGACCGCATGGAATGGCAGTGAGGAAGACAAGCAGTGTCTTCTGGACGAGCTGGAGCGTCTTCAGAAGGACCCGTCCATCCTCAACCATGATGCCATGCTGCCTGAGCTCAACAATGAGTTTGCCTCTGTACGTTCTTGTTGTCAGGCAGACTCAGACGGGGTGGTGGCTcatgacaaagacaaagggCCAGAatgtgatatctgaaagtcagaAATCTTTGCACCGAGGAGCACAAGGCTTTTTATCTTTATTGTTTAACATCATCAAATGCTCATAGATATCTTACTGTCATTTTATGGAACAAGCAAGCACTTCACTTAATGCACTTTTGACAATGTCAGACTGAATTTAATGAAGATAACCACAGACTATTCTTTCTGATGACTATCAAGCACCAGTCCTGATTTGGCAAGTTATTAAATATAATAATCTTCCGTTACAGATGTTTGTAATTCGATGGATCTATGCATCTTATGACTACCTCTCTGAAGTCATTGATGATATCCTGCACAATAACTGGTAGGTATAAGcttgtattgatttattgtaaCTTCTGGCATCATTATATTTGTAGCatgaaacagcaaaataaagttTCGTTTTAGCACCTAAAATGTCGAACACTGAGATAAAAATGCCCCGTTGTagtttttcagatgtttttttttttggcaccatGATGTTGAAAAAGTTATAAAAGCCATAGTCCAAGAAGTTTTCACTCAATCTTGTAGGGGTCATGGAGGAACATACTCTGAGATGTGAATATTGTGAGCCGTGTTGCATAAAGACATTTGTAATGATTTTTGCAGGCGTGAAATGATGCCCCTTCTGTCTCTCATCTTCTCTGCCTTGTTCATCTTGTTTGGAACCGTGGTCATCCAGGCCTTCAGGTGGGCTCATTTACCCGGGGGGAACAACAcatgtttgttgtgtttcacATGTCTCGTTAGATCACTGAAggctgtaaccatagcaaccgctCATTTTCTTTGCAGCCAGTATAGGACATAAAGTAGGATGAAAGCTACAGACATgccaaagaaaacaagaagtGGTATTAATTTCACTTTTCTGCTCCAGTGCACGGCCTGAGGAAAAAACCTTCAACCCAGCAGAAACAGCTTTGCTCTTTTGTGCTTTCAGTGACTCAAGTGAAGATAAGCAGACAAAACCGAAGGCAAAAGATGGAACGAAAGCAGAAAATGGGTCACCAGGGACCAGTAGCACTTCAAGGCAAGTGTGGATTTATGTATCAGGCATGAAAGCATTCATTTTAGGATTTAAAGTAAAACCATGTAATAGGGAACACTTTTTGGTTGTTTATTCTTGGTGTGTGGATCTTAGTCGGCCTCCTAAGAAGAACTTTGTGGAGGTGACGGAGCTGACAGATATCACCTACACGAGCAACTTGGTGAAACTGAGGCCTGGACACATGAACGTAGTGCTGGTCCTCACTGACGCCTCCAAGAACATCCTCCTAAGCAAGTTTGCCAAAGAGGTCTACTCCTTCACAGGGTGAGCTCAGCATTCACTGTACCTCGGTAGCTCTGGAAATGAGTGACACACTTAAAAGGGCTTTTTTGAGTGTACCAAACTATCATTGTTCGTGGATACTGGGTCACATTCTTTCTTTTGGCTCTCTTTCTCACAGGAGCCTGACGCTGCACTTCTCCTTCCTGAACATTGACAAGCACAGCGAGTGGATGACCACGCTGCTGGAATACGCTCAGGATGCCATGCAAATCGACACAGATGAGGACGATGGAGGCAACCATAAGGTGGACTACACCGGCTATGTGCTAGCACTCAATGGACACAAAAAGTACCTTTGCCTCTTTAAGCCTGTCTATACCGGCGAGGATCTGGACAGTAAGTCCTCTGAGGACGAAGGGGGCACCTCAGGGGGGAGATCGAGGTCAAGTTCCCGTGACGACCACCCTACACGCAAATCCAACCGATCCCGCTCCATATCCACCCTGCAGATCCACCACAAACTGGACCGACTGGGGCTGTGGATGGAAAGGCTGATGGAAGGCACTCTGCCTCGTTACTACATCCCAGCCTGGCCAGGACTGGACAAGATCACACCCAATAAATAGGACGAGTCAAATTAAGAAAGACTTTACTGGTCATCCACTATCACACTGAAATGATTCGCCTCTGGAGCAGCCTTTTTTGCACTTGTTAGTTAACGATGTGTTTTGAAGATGGGTCAATATTACATGGTGGGCCTCAGTGCAACTACTGTGGGACGATTCCATTAACATACGCTTGATTACACTCACTGCATGCTATTCATTTACAACCGTTCGTCAT is part of the Myripristis murdjan chromosome 7, fMyrMur1.1, whole genome shotgun sequence genome and harbors:
- the dnajc16 gene encoding dnaJ homolog subfamily C member 16, producing the protein MAGSSMFLPWAAVVVLSVLLAGSSHAGPEADPYKILGVTRSASQAEIKKVYKRLAKEWHPDKNKNPDAEDMFIKITKSYEILSNEEKRANYDRYGQTDDTQPYGGGHYRHDNFYFDESFFNFPFNSKNNRDFADSKYTLHFNQYVNDVVPDSYKRPYLIKITSDWCFSCIHIEPVWKEVVQEMETLGVGIGVVDVGYERRLANHLGAHRTPSILGVINGKVTFFHYAVAKEHLRQFVEDLLPQRLVERVTDRNDLQFLNSWHELNKPHVLLFDQVPAVPLLYKLTAFAYKDYLQFGYVDQGLSETANLLKQFNINTYAPTMLVFKENIDKPADIIQAKGMKKQIIDEFMSNNKFLLVPRLVNQKLFDELCPVKQFHRRRKYCVLLITGDEETFSFGNQAFLSFASTNTKEVVRFAYVYQRLQQPLCDILMQNKDSAPSPPQVVILERRNAAGKVLFKPVTAWNGSEEDKQCLLDELERLQKDPSILNHDAMLPELNNEFASMFVIRWIYASYDYLSEVIDDILHNNWREMMPLLSLIFSALFILFGTVVIQAFSDSSEDKQTKPKAKDGTKAENGSPGTSSTSSRPPKKNFVEVTELTDITYTSNLVKLRPGHMNVVLVLTDASKNILLSKFAKEVYSFTGSLTLHFSFLNIDKHSEWMTTLLEYAQDAMQIDTDEDDGGNHKVDYTGYVLALNGHKKYLCLFKPVYTGEDLDSKSSEDEGGTSGGRSRSSSRDDHPTRKSNRSRSISTLQIHHKLDRLGLWMERLMEGTLPRYYIPAWPGLDKITPNK